ACGTGGAGCAGTGTTGCTCACATTTTTCGCCTGTCGGCTACAGGCAGACCGTCACCCTTGCCGATGGCGTAGAGGCCATCTATACAGATGCCGGTCACATCCTGGGCTCAGCCTCAATTAAAATCCAGGCGAATGGCCGCTCCATTATATTTTCAGGTGATATCGGACGGTGGAACCGACCTATTCTGGAGGATCCTGATTTCTGCCCCACTGCCGATTATGTCGTCATGGAATCTACCTACGGTGACAGACTCCATGAAAAAACGGAGTTGATTAGCGAACGGTTGTGCCAAATCCTCAAGGATACCGCCCAAAGAGGCGGGAATTTGATCATTCCCACTTTTGCCATCGAGCGGGCTCAGGAAGTGCTTTATTACTTTAACGCATTACTCAAAGCTAAATGTATTCCCAATATCATTGTGTTCCTGGACAGCCCCATGGCCGTCACCGTGACGAAGGTTTTTGAGCATTCCATGGATATTCTTGATTCCGATATGAATCAGCTGATCCGGGATCGCCAATCACCCTTCCATTTCCCGGGCTTGGAAATGGTGCAAACGGTTGACGCATCCAAGGCCATCAATGCCATCAAGGGAACAGTCGTTGTGATGGCTGGTGCAGGCATGTGTACAGGGGGGCGCATCAAGCATCATCTCGCGAACAATCTCAGCCGTCCCGAAAGCACAGTCCTATTTGTGGGCTATCAAGCGAATGGCACGCTAGGCCGACTTCTTCTCAACGGGGTCTCACCAGTCCGACTCTTGGGACAATCATGCACTGTTAAGGCCAAACTTGAGCAAATTTCGGGATTTTCAGCGCATGCGGATCGAGGTGAGCTTTTGCAATGGCTGTCCCGGTTTGGCAACACACCCCCGCGTAATGTGTTTATCACCCACGGTGAACCTGAAACGGCACATCGATTTGCGGAAACGGTCAAAAAGGAAAAAGGGTTTTCCTCCTCAGTTCCAAAATATGGACAGGTCGCCGAACTTGAGTAAGACGTGGTGAATCTATCATGCGCAGGTTTGCCATCATTCTATTTTTTCTGATTGCCGCCATTCCATTCCTGCTCATGCCGGGACGGCATGGTGCCCAGCTACCCAAGGGAAATGCTAATGAATCGCTCACCATCATTTCGCCACATCGCCGGGAGGTCAGGCTGGAGTATTCACGGGGCTTTGCGGAATGGATGAACACCCGATATCACCGTAATGTGGCGATTCAATGGCTTGATGTCGGTGGTGCCTCCAAGGTCATGAAGGAACTCGAATCACGATATGCGTCCTCACCCGGGAATCCCGGTGTGGACCTTATGTTTGGTGGAGGGATTGCCCCCTTCCTGACTGCGATTCAGAAAAACTGGCTCAATCAAACGGAGTTACCCGCTAAGCTCCTGAGCGACATCCCTGCAACCTGCGCCGGGTCACCCGTCTTAGATCCCGGCCAACGCTGGTTTGGCGTCACCCTGAGCGCCTTTGGAATTCTATATAACCGTCCGCTGGTTCAACGGCTCGGGCTGCCTGTTCCAGTGTCCTGGCATGATCTTGCACGCCCGGAATATTATTCGTGGGTAGGCTCAGGCGACCCCCGCTCCAGCGGCTCGGTTCATATGTGTTATGAGATCATTCTTCAATCCTACGGTTTTGAAAAGGGGTGGCCGATCATTACGCGAATCTGTGCCAACGTACGGGGATTCGGGGAAGCAGGCGGCACAGTGCCGAGGGAGGTTGCCGCTGGCGACATTGCAGCGGGCATGGTGATTGACCAGTATGCCCAGACCGTTATCAAGTCAGTGGGCAATGACGCCCTGGCGCTGGTACTGCCTGAAAAGGAGACCATTATCGGCCCGGATCCTATTGCCATGCTGCGGGGAGCCAAACAGCCTGAGCTGGCTAAACTTTTTATCGAATTTACACTTTCTGAGGAGGGACAACGTCTCTTGTACCAGTCGGCTGGAACAAACGGCCAAAAACACAACCTTTACCGAATGCCGGTGCTCAAGGCGCTTTACGCCGAGGCCGCCGCACCCAAGCCTAATCCCTATGATTTCCCCTCAGGGCTCGCCTATGACAATGAACTTGCGACACGGCGTTGGAATATCCTGAACGATCTCATGGGCGTGTGGCTGATAGATGCCCATGCCGACCTCAAAATAGCTTGGAAAGATTGCATGAACCGGGATCCCGGACTCGCGGAGGAACTCTGTCGTCCGCCCCTGACTGAAAAATCGCTGGAAGCATTGATCCCTATATGGAAAGATTCGCGTCGCAAACAGGAAGTCATGCAACAATGGTCCAAAGAAGCTCAGTTACGTTATCTCAAAAGGTCGATCTCACGGTGAATAGTAATCGTCAAAAACTTTTTTTGGCTGCCCTGATCGCAGTCTCACTCCATGGGGCAGCATTGGCCCAAATCCCGTTGGCGCCGGATACTACCGCAACCAACCTTACGCCCGAGGTCGTCCCCACCCCCGTCGAGGTCACTCCCGTGGTAACCAATCCAATACCGGTGATCACTAATCAGATACCGGTGATTAAACCCAAAGGAACCGTTAAACCGGGCTCCTCCAATGTCCTGAGTGCCCTGGCGGGAAGCTTTGGTGGTAATTATAGTGTTTCCGGTCGCACGCTCAGGTTCCCCGCTCCCGAAGCGACCCCTCGCAGCGCAACCGACTGGAGGCGAAATCTGGACTTCGGCATGAATATGACACGCGGAAACAGTGATACTCTGCGTTATTCACTTGGAGTTGATACTGTAAAGGAAAAGGATGCCAATACCATTCGCTTCCGAGCTCACGGAGCCTACGGGGAAAGTGATGGAAGCAAGGACACAGAAAATGCCGGAGCGACATTGCGCTATGAGCGACAACTTACGCCGATTGTTTATGCCCTCGCCAATCTCGACTGGATGACCGATCCCATCGCCGAACTGGATTATCGTTTTACCGGTATTCTCTCGCCAGGATTTCACCTGCTCCGCACCAAGACAACCCTTCTGAATTTCGAAATCGGGGCCGGGTATGTTGAGGAAAAAAAGGACAAGAATGAAGACGGCTATACGGCAGGCCGTGCTGCGGTAACGGCGGAAAAGCTTTTTAATGACCATGTTTTGGGTTGGATCACCGTCGAATATATCCCGAAGCTGGCTGATCCCAGCGTGTTTTTTGTCAATACCGAAATTGGTCTTGCATCCTATATCACCCGCGATCTCAGTCTTAACATCTGCTATCAGGAGCGCTACGATAGCAATCCCGGGGAAGACAAAAAGTCGCGCGACTCCATTCTCTCAACGGCGTTAAGTTTGAATTTCTGATGAGAATCAGGTAATTTTATGGTCATGCAAACCAAATGGACAGCCGACCGGATTAAGCATCTTAAAGGGGGTGAAAAAATCACCTGTCTGACCGCCTATGATTATACAACCGCAAAATTTGTAGATGCGTCCGGCATTCAACTGGTGCTGGTGGGTGATTCACTGGCCAACACCATGCTCGGGCATACCACGACCCTTTCCGTCACCATGGAGCAAATGCTGCATCATACTTCCGCTGTGGCGCGCGGAGTCACGTCCGCCTTGGTTGTAGCTGATATGCCCTTCATGTCCTATCAGGTCTCTACGGAACAAGCCCTGGAAAATGCGGGCCGATTTCTCAAGGAAGCTGGCGCCGATGCCGTAAAGATTGAGGGTGGGGCTTTCCGGACATCGACCATTTCCGCGCTTGTGGCTAATGGCATCCCTGTTCTCGGCCATATCGGCCTGACCCCTCAAAGTATCCGACAGAGCGGCTACAAGGTGCAGGGGCGGCAAACTTCAGATGCAGAACGTCTGGTGCTGGATGCCCGGGCTTTGGAAGAAGCGGGAGTGTTCGGCATCGTCATTGAATGTGTTCCCGCGCAACTTGGAGCAATCATTACCAGGACGGTGGGCGTTCCCACGATAGGCATCGGTGCTGGCCCGGATTGTGATGGGCAAATATTAGTGAGCCATGACCTATTGGGATTATCAGGCAGTACCGCACCCAAGTTCATCAAATGCTACGCTGACCTTGGGGACCGAATGGTTAAGGCATTCAAAGAGTATAAAACCGAAGTGGAGTCTGGCGCGTTTCCCACAGATAAACAGTGCTACTGATACTCCAGGATGTCCAACCAGCGTGTCCCTTTTTCCCCTAACCGCCAGCGCCCGCGATCTTCAACAATAAGACGACATCCGTTGCGTCCCAGCGCCTTGGCATCCACGCCGAGGATCGTGACTTTGGGCGAAGAGGCCACCCGGATCTCATCAGGGGTCGCATTACGACCCGATAAAATGGCGCCATTTTCAGAACACGTCATAACAACCCCACCGCTCTGAAAAGGGGTTCCTGCCCATAATCCCGGATAACGCCGGAAATAATCCAACGGGTGGTTAACCTGAATCATGAGCGTAAAAGCCCGAGGAACCTCCGAAATCAGACCTTTAAAACCTGCAACAGAAATAGTGTCCAGGTGATTGAAAAACGTGAGAGGATTGAGTGCAATCAAATTGCCGCCGTTGAAGAGACCATGATCCGGCTTCAATTTCTGTGCGCGAAACCAGATCCCAAAGTGTTCATTCACGATCAAGCCAACCTCGAAATGGAGATGGGCTCGACTCAGGGGAATGGCGCCGGAAGATGTATTCCCCATCATTCCCAATAGCCGTCCCGGTTCCACGGCCTGCCCCACGCGCAAATCAGGCGAAATAGCGGCGAGATGGGCATACAAGGTGTAGACCGCCCCGATGGGGTCCTGATGAAGCAGAACGACATAGTTCCCATAATTGGAGTTTCCGGATTTCTGATTGATATACCCCACGGTTCCTGCCGCCACAGCATGGACTTCATCTAGCGGAACCCCCCGGCCATTACGTTGCAGGGGGGCAATGTCGATCCCTTCGTGAAAAGAGGGATAGAGATGCTTCCCGATTTGAACCGTCCGAACAGATCCATATAGTGCCGACTCCACTGTGCCAGCAGCCGTAGGTTGGAAGTTTCCCGGAACTGCGGGATCCAATGTTTTGCGATCCGTTGGCATCACGACCTGATTGAAGGGCGTCGTCGCATAAACCGTGAAATCCGGACAAATCAACACGAACAAAATCACCAAAATCAGGCAGTTCACATCACTGCCAAACACGCGGAATCCGCGAAAAGTATTAATCATGATCTATTTTGCGTCTTTCGCGTGTTTCGTAGTTAAATAGCTCTTTTTCATAGCATGCTTGCTTATAGTGGTTCGACAGGGGTTTTGATTAAAATAGCCCGGGGTATGATTGTTATTTTGAACAACGAATCTTCCCTGAACTCCTCACCATCAATCTGGGCAGGTTCATGACGAGTCATCCGGACTTCAATATTACGCCCTTGAATATGCATGGAACGCCGGTGAAGTTCATCCGAATAGTCCCGGATTTTGTCCGGGTTGTGACGGATTGCAAGAAGATATCGGGTTAAATAATCGGTGTGATCAGTAAACAAAACCACATCCAGCATCCCGTCATCCGGATAGGCATCCATGCTGAAGTCAAAATCGCCAGCGTAGATCCGGGTATTATTAATGACCACATTGATCATCTGGCCTTTGTACCAACTGCGTCCATCTACAATAACTTCCGCCTCAACGGGTTCATGCATAAAAAAACGTGAACCAACAGAGAGAGAATACAGAAATTTCCCGCGCGCCAAAAATTTCAGGAAAGGAATTTTCTCGATTTTACGTTTGCTGACATTACGTTTCTGTAAAATCCGGGAATCGAGACCAATAGTAAGGGCATCCACAAAATAGGTCCCGTTGATCCGGCCCAGATCAAGCCGATAATCTGCCCCATGCAAGATGGTTGAAACGGCGCGCCGGAGGTCCTTTGCCGAATACTCACTCCGCAGCCGGATCCCCAATGATTTAGCAATATCATTGCCCGTTCCCATGGGGATGAACGCATACGCCGGAATCTTGGCGGAGGGGGAACTTGCCCCGAATTGCATGATCCCATTCATCACCCCTGAATGAGTGCCATCCCCTCCAATTCCTGCCACAACGCTGTAGGCGTTGGGGGGGGCGGCATCAAGGTATGCCGAGACCTGATCTTTTATTGTAAGATCACCTTGCACGGAGAGAAGATCAAAGTCGATACTTTGCCTTTGCAGTAACTCGGCCACATCAGGCCATAACCGCTTGGCATCGCCTCCCGCCGCATTATGATTGAGTACGCATAATACCTTCATAAATCACCATTCAAATATTTAGCCACAGAATTGGTGAAAATGAACGAAAAAAAACCGGCAACGCCTGTTTTCAAGGCAATGCCGGCTAAATCGATATGCAACGTCGTTACTTTTTGATTTTTTTCGGAGCCTTGAGCATGATCCGAACTGCGGAAGCGTCCATTTTCTTGACCTTATCAGCATCCACACCAAGACCTACCAGACGCTTGCGTTGAACTTTCTCACGTCGTTTCTTGTCAGACGCCCCTTTTACAGGACGCCCAGCACGGGTATCTCCACCTTTTCCAGCCATAGTTACATCCTCTCTAATAAATACGTTGCTTCATTCATCCAATGCATAAGAATGCAAGGGCGCACACGATGCCGTTAAAAACCGCGTAAGTCAATATCAATCCTAACTCAAATCATGCCATAAATAAGCGGGCGACACCTATGGACTTTTCATTCCACCCGATGTCGCCCTATCCTCTTGTGGAGAAATGTTCTTAAGAGTGGGCACAATAACTGCAACCTAATCTTGGCCGGAAGCCGGCCTTGGCCTGGCCCCACTCTCTCTCCACGGGTTCATTATACAATAGTTGTGCCGCACCGTATAGCTGCCACGATTAACTATTTTTTAAAAATAGAAAATATGTAACGTGCAACAAACGGCCTGATTTAGTAACATTAACAAATATGGACAACCGGGCAAAAATAGAGCTAAAGGTGGTCATACTGATTGGCTGTTTGCTTGTGGCTTTGAGTTGGTGGATTTTTCGAACCACCCTATCGCCAATCCTAATCCCCGTCACTGATCTTTCGTCCACCTCTTCCCTGCTTCCACAGTCTTCTTTAACCACAACTCAGTCCCTGCTGAACAACCGAACCCAGCTAAACAACCAGCAAAACACCAACTCAACAACCGGCGCATCTCCCGTCCCCGTATCCTCGCCAGTTTCGACCATCCCTGACGACCCAACAATGGGGATGCCTGTACTCCAGGTTTCGGAAACACCGGAAACCAGTCATCCTGACAGCATTAAAAGGGTCAGGATTGTTCGTGCTAACTTCAAATACCCGCTCTGGCGTGTTGAGGAGTTTGTGATGAAAGCACCGGCAGGAAAATCTGAAACCATTCAGTCCCGCAACATCATGATCGCCGACCATGTCATGATACGATTAAATCCTGAGGCAGCACCCATGAATTTGGAGGCTCTTGTAAAAGAACAAGGCCTGACTATTCGTAAGGTAATGAAAATGCCCGGTTGTTACCTGATCAGCATCCCAGACGAGTCTATTGCCGCCCTGCCCCGCCTGTTAACGATCCTGGGGCAGCAGAAGGGCCTCATCCGATATGTCGAACCGGATTACGTGGTCCGTTCTCAACAGACCATTCCTAATGATCCCAAATTCGGATTGCTCTGGGGGCTCAATAATAACCCAACCCCGGCCGCGGATATCTCTGCCCCTCAAATCTGGGATCTTACGACCGGTGATAAGCAGGTTGTCATTGCTGGCATCGATACCGGCATGGACTACAATCATCCGGACCTTGCCTCCAATATCTGGCACAACACAGCAGAAACTCTTAATGGTTTGGATGACGATGGCAACGGCTATATCGACGACATTCGTGGTTGGAATTTTGTGGATGCCACCAATACCCCCATGGACGGGCAAGGCCATGGGACCCACACGGCGGGAACCATGGGTGCAGTGGGCAACAATGGAATTGGTGTTGTGGGCGTCAACTGGAACTGCCAGCTCATGCCTTTGAAGTTTCTGGATAACAGCGGCAATGGTGTAATTTCCGACGCTGCCGATGCCCTTCACTATGTCGCCGATTTACGGCG
This DNA window, taken from bacterium, encodes the following:
- a CDS encoding extracellular solute-binding protein; protein product: MRRFAIILFFLIAAIPFLLMPGRHGAQLPKGNANESLTIISPHRREVRLEYSRGFAEWMNTRYHRNVAIQWLDVGGASKVMKELESRYASSPGNPGVDLMFGGGIAPFLTAIQKNWLNQTELPAKLLSDIPATCAGSPVLDPGQRWFGVTLSAFGILYNRPLVQRLGLPVPVSWHDLARPEYYSWVGSGDPRSSGSVHMCYEIILQSYGFEKGWPIITRICANVRGFGEAGGTVPREVAAGDIAAGMVIDQYAQTVIKSVGNDALALVLPEKETIIGPDPIAMLRGAKQPELAKLFIEFTLSEEGQRLLYQSAGTNGQKHNLYRMPVLKALYAEAAAPKPNPYDFPSGLAYDNELATRRWNILNDLMGVWLIDAHADLKIAWKDCMNRDPGLAEELCRPPLTEKSLEALIPIWKDSRRKQEVMQQWSKEAQLRYLKRSISR
- a CDS encoding diacylglycerol kinase family protein, with amino-acid sequence MKVLCVLNHNAAGGDAKRLWPDVAELLQRQSIDFDLLSVQGDLTIKDQVSAYLDAAPPNAYSVVAGIGGDGTHSGVMNGIMQFGASSPSAKIPAYAFIPMGTGNDIAKSLGIRLRSEYSAKDLRRAVSTILHGADYRLDLGRINGTYFVDALTIGLDSRILQKRNVSKRKIEKIPFLKFLARGKFLYSLSVGSRFFMHEPVEAEVIVDGRSWYKGQMINVVINNTRIYAGDFDFSMDAYPDDGMLDVVLFTDHTDYLTRYLLAIRHNPDKIRDYSDELHRRSMHIQGRNIEVRMTRHEPAQIDGEEFREDSLFKITIIPRAILIKTPVEPL
- the panB gene encoding 3-methyl-2-oxobutanoate hydroxymethyltransferase produces the protein MQTKWTADRIKHLKGGEKITCLTAYDYTTAKFVDASGIQLVLVGDSLANTMLGHTTTLSVTMEQMLHHTSAVARGVTSALVVADMPFMSYQVSTEQALENAGRFLKEAGADAVKIEGGAFRTSTISALVANGIPVLGHIGLTPQSIRQSGYKVQGRQTSDAERLVLDARALEEAGVFGIVIECVPAQLGAIITRTVGVPTIGIGAGPDCDGQILVSHDLLGLSGSTAPKFIKCYADLGDRMVKAFKEYKTEVESGAFPTDKQCY
- a CDS encoding DUF481 domain-containing protein translates to MNSNRQKLFLAALIAVSLHGAALAQIPLAPDTTATNLTPEVVPTPVEVTPVVTNPIPVITNQIPVIKPKGTVKPGSSNVLSALAGSFGGNYSVSGRTLRFPAPEATPRSATDWRRNLDFGMNMTRGNSDTLRYSLGVDTVKEKDANTIRFRAHGAYGESDGSKDTENAGATLRYERQLTPIVYALANLDWMTDPIAELDYRFTGILSPGFHLLRTKTTLLNFEIGAGYVEEKKDKNEDGYTAGRAAVTAEKLFNDHVLGWITVEYIPKLADPSVFFVNTEIGLASYITRDLSLNICYQERYDSNPGEDKKSRDSILSTALSLNF
- a CDS encoding MBL fold metallo-hydrolase; this translates as MFAKVTFLGAAENVTGSRYLLEINGSRLLIDCGLYQERALADRNWGPFPVAPSSIDAVLLTHAHIDHCGYLPRLVRDGFQGPIHATSQTAEIAKIVLMDSAKIQAEDVAFKKKRHEKEQRPNPRPLEPLFTVNDVEQCCSHFSPVGYRQTVTLADGVEAIYTDAGHILGSASIKIQANGRSIIFSGDIGRWNRPILEDPDFCPTADYVVMESTYGDRLHEKTELISERLCQILKDTAQRGGNLIIPTFAIERAQEVLYYFNALLKAKCIPNIIVFLDSPMAVTVTKVFEHSMDILDSDMNQLIRDRQSPFHFPGLEMVQTVDASKAINAIKGTVVVMAGAGMCTGGRIKHHLANNLSRPESTVLFVGYQANGTLGRLLLNGVSPVRLLGQSCTVKAKLEQISGFSAHADRGELLQWLSRFGNTPPRNVFITHGEPETAHRFAETVKKEKGFSSSVPKYGQVAELE
- a CDS encoding M23 family metallopeptidase; protein product: MINTFRGFRVFGSDVNCLILVILFVLICPDFTVYATTPFNQVVMPTDRKTLDPAVPGNFQPTAAGTVESALYGSVRTVQIGKHLYPSFHEGIDIAPLQRNGRGVPLDEVHAVAAGTVGYINQKSGNSNYGNYVVLLHQDPIGAVYTLYAHLAAISPDLRVGQAVEPGRLLGMMGNTSSGAIPLSRAHLHFEVGLIVNEHFGIWFRAQKLKPDHGLFNGGNLIALNPLTFFNHLDTISVAGFKGLISEVPRAFTLMIQVNHPLDYFRRYPGLWAGTPFQSGGVVMTCSENGAILSGRNATPDEIRVASSPKVTILGVDAKALGRNGCRLIVEDRGRWRLGEKGTRWLDILEYQ